The Cyanobacteriota bacterium nucleotide sequence AATCGCTGAAACCAAGGCAACGAGAGGGACTGTTTTGTTGATGGAAGTTGCAACGGGACAAATGATGGCAATGGCTACTAGTCCTGGTTTTAATCCCAATAACTATTTTGATTTTAGTTTGTCACGAATTAAGAACTGGCCATTGGTTGATGTTTATCAACCTGGTTCTATTTTTAAAATAGTGACAGTTGCTTCAGCTCTAGAGTCGGGGACTATAGACCTGAGCCATCGTTTTGTAGATGAAGGTTTTTTGGAGATTGATAAATGGAAAATCAAAAACCATGAATACAAACTAGGTGAAACCAAAGTTGAAGAATTGAATCTACAAAATTTGTTTGAAAGATCGAGTAATACTTTTGCTGCTCATTTGGCTCTGGCAATGGGACCTAAGGTTTTCCATGAATATATTCACAAGTTTGGTTTTGGACAAAAAACAGGGATTGAATTAAGCGGTGAGTCCAAGGGTATTTTAATTAAGCACAAAAAATGGCGTAACTCTGATACTGCAACTACTGGCATGGGTCATGGTGCGATTTCAGTTACTCCGCTACAGTTGCTAGCAGCGGTGAATGTGATTGCTAATGATGGTCTTTGGGTTAGTCCGACTTTGTTTCTTGATACTAAGCCGCTGGCGACTGACAAGTCTGAGCCCATTATAAGCGCTGAAAATGCTTATGGTGTTAGAAGCCTTTTGGCAAGAGCAATTGATCACAATCTGAAATTTAAATCTAGCATTGCTGGTCGTGTTGATAATTTGACTATCGCTGGTAAAACTGGTACGGCAGAGAAAATTAAAGAAGGTGGTGGTTATTCTAAGAAAGAAACTGTCGCTTCTTTCTTAGGTTTCTTCCCCGCTTATAATCCTAAATATATTGCCTTAGTTGTAATTGATGATCCAAAGACAGATGGTCGTTGGGGTGATACTGTGGCTGGACCTTTGTTTAACAAAATCGCTGCTTATACTAGAGACTTGTATCTATAAAATGGAGACCCCGGGTATCTCCATTTTAATCTATGCTTGCCTTAAATCATTGATATAGCGCGTAAATAATCTCCAACATTAAAAATGGAGATACCCGGGGTCTCCATCTTTAATGTTGGAGATATAATCTTCATGTGCATTTTTATTGGTGTAGTTGGTAACACGCAAATGAGCTGACCAAGGGATTTGATGATCACTTGCAACTTTGGCTATACCGTAGAGCTCCATGTTTTCTATAATTGCGTCTGTTTGATAATGTTTAATAATTTGTTTGGAGATAGTCTCGTCTTGAGTGATTTCAAGACTTGAGAGACATAAAAGATTCTTTGAATCTGGTTGACTGGCGTGAAGGATAGGATAAATATCTTTGATAGTGTAGCTAAGTCCTTGAACTGAACCGAGATTTAAAAGAGCTGCAGCACTAACTATGATTTGCTCGCCAATCTTGATATTTTGGCTATAGGCACCAGCAGTGCCTACAAAGATGATTTCGGAGATATCGTTTCTTGATTGAAGTAGTTTAGAGAGATTGATAGCAGCTTCAAGATAGCCTATACCAACGACCTCTAAAATTGGCTCTTTGCCTCTCAAATTTGGCAAATTTAATGGATTTTTAGGTAATTCGCTTACACAGGCTGCACAAATAAGGCTTGTCATTAATTAATTTTAGCTTATTTGCTTATTATACTAAAGCTTCTAGGTCAAATGACCGATATAAAAATTAGAGCTTGTTTACGGCGGGTTCTAGAGGGTTGGGATAAAGACAAAAAGCTGATATGGTGTGCAACAGAGCACTAGCTTGGCTCATAGGATAGGGATTTTACAGGAAGTTTAGATGGAAGTTTCTCAAGTAAGCAAGATGCTCGCATACAGTTTTGTATCAGAGCTGATTAATAAAAAGAAAGTCAAGAGCAATGGTCGTCTTGTTGCTTCTGATGAAGTAAGTGAGGAATCGGTTGATATTTCCGAGATGAGTTTTGGTGATCTTGAAACATATTATAAAAATGTTTTGACGATTATTGAAGACACTCCAGAAATACGCAGCTCCTTAGTTGATTCAATCAAGCGTGCTGTTGAAAATGGTGAAGATCTTAACCTGCGTTATCCAGCGAAACTAATTGCTCAAGAAGAATCTTTGCAAAAACAACTTTTTATGTGAGCATTGCTGAAGCTGCAAGCTTCAGCAATGCTCATCGCGTCGAAGCGTAGCGAAGACGGATATCGAAGTTGGTAAGCTTCAGAAATACTCATTGCGTCGTAGCAAAGCGAAGACGGATATCGAAGCTGGTATGCTTCAGAAATACTCATTGCGTCGTAGCAAAGTGAAGACGGATGCTAGAATAGAAATGTGCTCAAAATAGCCCACCTCTATCCCAAACAACTCAATCTCTATGGTGATGGGGGTAATATCATGGCTTTGTCTAAGAGACTTGAGTGGCGAGCTATTGATTTTCAAGTTGA carries:
- a CDS encoding penicillin-binding protein 2, producing MGRLFQFQIIDGQKYSAYIKRYGQAYKLSPARAEIVDRNDKVLALDLMKYTLEYNPVSTSEDRGMLAFRLEQIIDLKNPEDLKARYSKTLAHGLSREQANKIRKLDSKLLYLRQVRRRFYPQDELASHVLGYVDLYGQARQGLEVDYQKRLEEDPEHKLKLSLDSRLQVFAEKELKKRIAETKATRGTVLLMEVATGQMMAMATSPGFNPNNYFDFSLSRIKNWPLVDVYQPGSIFKIVTVASALESGTIDLSHRFVDEGFLEIDKWKIKNHEYKLGETKVEELNLQNLFERSSNTFAAHLALAMGPKVFHEYIHKFGFGQKTGIELSGESKGILIKHKKWRNSDTATTGMGHGAISVTPLQLLAAVNVIANDGLWVSPTLFLDTKPLATDKSEPIISAENAYGVRSLLARAIDHNLKFKSSIAGRVDNLTIAGKTGTAEKIKEGGGYSKKETVASFLGFFPAYNPKYIALVVIDDPKTDGRWGDTVAGPLFNKIAAYTRDLYL